From a region of the Solanum stenotomum isolate F172 chromosome 2, ASM1918654v1, whole genome shotgun sequence genome:
- the LOC125856062 gene encoding uncharacterized protein LOC125856062 produces MERDSIRYVQKCHQCQMHGDFIRVPPNELNVMGSPWPFAAWGMDVVGPTEPLASNGHQTIIIDNVANLNSDLMKETCERFKIAHRNSTVYRPQMNRAVEAANKNIKKILRKIVDSHRQWHEKLPYALLGYRTTIRTSTGATPYMLVYGSKAVILAKVEIPSLRIIQKVGLDDVEWIRSSPEHLMLIDEKRMNAVCHGQLYQNRMTKAFNKKVKPRKFTSGQLVLKKIFPHQGEAKGEFAPTWQGPYMVHRVLS; encoded by the exons ATGGAGAGAGATAGCATCCGGTATGTTCAAAAGTGTCATCAGTGTCAAATGCATGGAGATTTTATACGGGTTCCACCGAATGAGCTCAATGTGATGGGTTCCCCTTGGCCATTTGccgcttggggcatggatgttgTTGGACCCACAGAGCCTCTTGCGTCAAATGGACATC AAACAATCATAATAGATAATGTGGCCAACCTTAATAGCGATCTTATGAAGGAAACTTGTGAAAGATTCAAGATTGCTCATCGAAATTCCACAGTTTACCGGCCACAAATGAATAGAGCAGTTGAGGCTGcaaataagaatatcaagaagattttaaggaaaatagtaGACAGTCACAGGCAATGGCATGAGAAGCTACCATATGCTTTACTCGGTTATCGCACCACGATCAGAACATCAACTGGGGCAACTCCTTATATGTTGGTTTATGGTTCAAAAGCAGTAATACTCGCCAAGGTGGAAATACCATCTTTAAGGATTATCCAAAAGGTTGGTCTGGACGATGTGGAATGGATACGTAGCAGTCCTGAACATTTGATGCTCATCGATGAAAAGAGGATGAACGCGGTTTGTCATGGACAACTCTATCAGAATAGAATGACCAAAGCCTTCAACAAGAAAGTCAAACCTCGAAAGTTCACATCGGGGCAGTTAGTATTAAAGAAGATCTTTCCTCACCAAGGAGAAGCCAAAGGGGAATTTGCACCAacttggcaaggaccctacatggttcatAGAGTACTCTCTTGA